A window of Pieris rapae chromosome 22, ilPieRapa1.1, whole genome shotgun sequence genomic DNA:
TGTGTTCGAACCCTGGCTGGATGTAAATGCATTATGCAACAAAtgcgaaataaatatttgatgattTAGTGAATTTCGCGTAATGCCTTATCATGTACTTAACTCCgtacaaacgggcaggaggctcatctgatgttaagtgataccaccgcccatggaaacTCACATTGCTAGAAGGCTCGCTACTCGCtcgtgtgttgccggccttttaagaaatacgCTCTTTTAGTAAAAAGCACTAGTTTCGATTATTGAAATTGATATACAGTATGTAAGCGAATAATATAGCTTTCTACTTAACTTGAATAATAttaggatatttaaaaatacacttagTTACACAGTTTGTAAGAGTATTTTAACTCAATTTccaataattgaatattttgcCAATAAAGGTTGCTTCAGTAATTATATTAGACGATTCGCCTCAAattgcaaatataaaattacgtattatgaaaatttttaataaaaatttataattttatggtatttttttatagacaaaaatactCTATGATTATTATAGGTATAGGTTTAGTTTAAATTCACGGTTTGTAGTTTATCTTTTGAAAAGCAGTTTTTTTCAGTACAACATAATATGACCTACAATACAACACATATTTGGGCAAAGAAAAATCGAGGTaagtttcaaaattttatttcatatataaaagtttaaaaaattcatgTCAACATTTAAagacttaaaaatacaaatgcaCTTTTACTACGGAATACAGACTTTTCCAGAAGCAAATTAtagacaatatatattaacttaatctattaaaatattgcaacTACATAGGtcatgattattaaatatgtgacCACCATgtacctacatagtaatttGCTGCATTTTATACACCATGTATATACAATTTGgtagaaactatttttaaaaagtatgaaCATTCTTGCAATTTAATTCCCATATGTAACTATCTTTTGATAGGGAcaacaagtatttttttatatttttaatatgcctaattgaaataaatgatttgaccaAACTGTTTCCAAAAACAAGTGTATAggagtttattatatttcatcaatATACTTTCTGGTTATCAAAAAGCATTaaagtaaattgtaataataaatcatcaataaataattttaaatattgatttttaggccttcttttattttctcagGCCATTTTATTTAGGAGATCAAAAAATAATCTGTAATTTTGTGTAACTTTACACATTTtctagaataataattaacggatatttgtatacatagtttaatgtttgtagtttcactaataaataaactgaaatatttttttaactcttgTCTATAAGCCAAGCCATATAGTagtataaaattcattaaggtatctatgatataaaaattcttaagcattaacataatatcacttagtaaatatgtatttaaaattttaaaaccaaacaatgtgtataagttatgtgtgtatatacaaatatatgcaaaaaataaagcacatttttttatgcatataCATTAGTGTGTTATACCTAAATAAATCtaagatttgtttttaattgaccAATTCAATGAGGCTGTTTCACTCATCTATTgtgtcttttatatataagggtGGTAGATAATCAAAAATTCATAACCtccagattaattattaataatgcttGACAAATTGTGCCTTAGTTGTCttagtcataattataatttcctgTCATTATTTTTCCAGGGACTCTTCACTATATCAGCGGCTTGAACTGGTGTCATTAATAAGAGAAGCTGTTCTAGCTGCAGTCAAGGAAGTGATGGGTCTCCTAGATGCCTCAGTGCCCTTTGCTTGTatggtataatatatatatataactatatggTGAGATATTGTTTGTGTTCCTAATCTTCCAAAAAAGGTTGACAAATTTAGGTGATgttttaacatatacatataccatATTTTTGACCAGAGCTTCATAACATCACAAGTTAGTAATTCTATGAAATTCACTGCATATATTGGagtatagaaattatttagttGAACCAGTTTTGATGAAGTTTTCAAAAGAtgaccttatttttaaattagtgaGGCGCTCCTTATTACAATCTGCCTTAAGAATTTCGGTTTTAACAGAAGGAATGTCCTCATTAAATTTAGACTCTCCACTGTCCAAAACAAGTCGCCGTTTCCAATCTCTCTGATCATctaatactttttttcttgCCGCCAAGCGCTCCATGATTTGCGGCAAGATAATTGACTTTTCGTAGATATCAGGGCCTTTCGTTAAGTTTtggttgttttcttttaatttcatctGTTTAGCGTATAGTTTTTGATCTTTGACAACAGTTTGTAGTAATTGCCCTGATTTTATTTgggtaaatttattattagatagcATACTGAGTGCTTTGGGTTTTTTGAGATCCTTTGAATGAGTGACTGGAAGATTGTTATCAAATGGATTAATGAAAAATGCATCCATTGATTTATTgaggtttaaaatattttttgcattatAACATTTGCATTTGACTGGGATTTcttctttttcaatttcatcTAATATGTTTCTTCTCATGCTATCAGTGAGTTGAAAGTGACTTAGGTCACTTTTCATACCGGGacaatctttaaaattattttgatgtgAAATATCTTTTGAATGATCTTTTGTTTGATTTGTCATGTATTCATAATCTGGTTTAAAATCTGAAGTGCCAACTTTTTCAGCCTTTGGtgtttttgtttctatgtGTGGATCATTCTTTGAAGTTGAACATTTAAAGTTGttgaataatgaaaattcAGATGTTTCTGGAATGCTTGTGTCAAATTTAGTTATACATGATCTCTTTAGATCATCAATTGTTgcatctaaattatttttacttgcaTCCTCAGTTGTTTCTCTCACATCAGTTGTGTTGGCACTGGATGGTACTATTCGGTGAATGAAATCATCAAAGCCGTGTAAGTTAGTTTTATCTAGCCTAACAGctgttacattattattttctatatttttaacttcctGTTTGTCAATGTAATTGCCGAAGTCAATAAGTGCATTTTTGTCAATTTGAGATGgctttttttgtaaatgaagTGGTGTAACATAGATATTTTGATACAAATCAACTAAATTGTAGTCTGTTTTAGTAACAGTATCTAAAAAAGACCCCACTTGTAGCGTGGCATCAGGTTGTTTTTCTTCTACCGGTGTTAAATCAACAAggattttatcttttaaatcaACTTTCTGTGGTTCTAGTACTTCATATGGATTAAAATTTTGTGACACTGGATCTGTGGCGCAATCCAGTAACAAATGATTCTTGATTGGCTCCTGCCACATTCTAAAACAGGTTTTGGTTGTTTAAGAATGCCTAAAATAAAAGCTTGccaaaaacaacattttagaATATTCTTTCCAAAAGGATATTTTTGAATTGGAGTTCAATTTGCTTTAGCAAATGACtaaaattgtcaaaaataaatattcttttataacaATTGATGACTATCAAACCTAAAAAATTAGTAAGTACATAGGTTTCTGTTTGTATCTCAGGGCTATGTTACTAATTGTTGACTAAACCTTTGACTTACAGATATACATTTATAGCATATTGCACTTAGGGACTTCTATTTgggtttgtttataaatacttcTTAAGTTATCGGTTTCGAAaagcatttttattagtttggaaaacataagttttaagaaaagtcATAAACATAATAGTGTTCaaagataaacaaaaaaatattaatttcttagaCTTTCGGAACAAACTTGTTGTGCTTAATCATCAGTAccgaataacaaaatatttttaaaaagtgcataccttttaacttttaatcaatatattatctgACTGAGTTTTCAATTTAAGATAACGCCCGGCTTCCTGGGGAAAAGTTTACACAAGACAggaatatacaattatttaaaataaatcatcttATCGCgtaggtaataaaataaaatacctatcATAGACTGCAGACTGCAGAGTGCAGAGTAAAGGATTAGCGAAGCATAGtttgtaaaaatgaaatacgtgctgttattttgtttgttcgtTAGTGAGTTAGCTTAGCTATTGACAATTGAAGTATTTAGTATCTAGGATAATACAAAACTCTTGACCAGGACCAACTAGGTAACTGATTGCTTTCGTTAAAACTTATAGAATGTAGGATGTAATGATATTGCCATGGTAACAATGGAGAAGTTCGAgttcagttttaaattaagttttgattttgtttttgttagcGTTATTgttgtagttttaaattttgtttttgtaacgTTTATTACAATGCCAGGACCAAATACCGTTTTACGCAGACATGCCAGAAAAATGATATACTATGTGTACTGTTTCATTGAGAAAGAAGCTAAAACTGAAAAAGAGACGGTAAAACTGACTGCAGAATCTACTAAAACGTCAGAAAGAACAGTTAGACGTATAGACAAAGAAGGTAGAAATTCCGAATTCCTCACTGTCTTTAGGACACCGGGAAAAAAGAGGAATGGAACAAAGCCGATTACAGATATCGACACATTTGACCAGTCGGTGGTAAGAACTTGTACCACAATTaccatattacaaataaagagCTACCCACAGTAGAAAagcttagaaaaaaattaaaagttttgtttgttcccttttgtaaatcttttcgTTATATAATGCATGTAtgcatgtattccatctgtggctatgttctcggtgtatttgtttgctattatatgtaattgtgTTAGCTttaggagtacaaaataaataaataaataaaaagatgacATCAATTTTAATGGGTCGGAGCGCAGTCTGCATAGGATTTTATGTGACTCCAGCGACGAGAGTGAAGATAGTTTTGTCGAGGCTGAGGAGTCAACTCCTTCCACCAACTCAGGTGGTAGTTCTAGTTTGATGCCAGGTGTAACAGTATTATTAACCGATAGTGACGACcagaacttataatttttaataataatatttttttacttaataaaaaaatttgcatattatgttttatttataacacctGATAAATGTCACGAATTCCTTCGCTTTGTTTaattacaagatttaaaataaatgatggcAATAACCATAATGACAATCAATAAAAGTGACCAGTTTTTTGTTCCACTTAAGTGTACGATGCGCGAACTTGTCCCCACTACGCCTAAACCTTGCCAACTTATGTGCCGAGGCCCGCCGCCCGATTCGCCGGTGACGTCATTTGATCTATTGGACAGTACAGTCAAAGGAGTTTCCCGCCAAAATTCGGGGTAATCAAGATGTCCCAGGGTTTTtgttagtgtttttttaagcGCCAtatctatacattttatattactcgAACCCAAATAACAAACTAGGTAATCCAAAAGTAatgtattttcattaatattgtaaattagatttcatACCGAGTTTATTAATCATACACCATGAATCATTTGAACACAAAAATTCGGCCCCATGTGGAAAACTGTTCTCGCCTCTGAGCGGgagctccccagtaccagctccaTCCACTAGACCGTATTCAATTTGGAGTGATTCGTATCGTCGACGACCAGTttccgagcggcttgatcACTTGGCGATGCGAAGACACCTGGGATCTCTGTATCTTCTACTCCATTTCACATGGAAAGTGTTCAGAGCAGATGTTTGGACTAACACCTACAGTTGAGTTTCATACCATTAATGCAGATAGCGAGAGATAtagtacaatacaaaatatcatcTGTATCTCTATCTCCAAAACTAAGCATTGTTTAACAGGATGCTCAGtgaactgaagtatttctgaaccaattaaACTTCAAGGAAAGAGCATACCATTTCTTaaaacgcacttgcgagcctcctACCAATGTCAATCAAATGGAAATGCATTTATTCAGTTAAGATGCGCTGTAGCGCATGCTTGTCGAATGTTTACAAacttcaaaaactaaaaatgccAACGTTCGCAAAACTTTCAtgaggtcttgttctgagaagaactggtaagAAACTTAGCAACTTTTAGCTTCACATTACATCAAAATTATTctaaggaaaatgtcataaaagaTCACATAACATCACTTGAGCCGCTCGTTTGCCTTCTGTTCATATTAATTCGTTGATAGTCTTACAGACAAAAATTTTTATGCCCACACTAGGGAGTTGACCATAAAAACCTCACATTTTTCAAAGTTTTACTATCAACcagtgtatatataatatagtctaTACTGTCAACACTCAAATACATAGCTGTCACGCTTGACCGGAGTcggcgaattttgatttttgaacGGGTGTTTAGTTAAACGCCTTGCGCTGTTGCATCTTCACTTTCGCATTCCCGGATAATTTAGATCTATTTACCGAATGAAATAAGGTACTAATAGCCACCGattcaaatatatgtttttattttacaatatgatTATAACATTTGAGTGTAAAATAGCTGTTAAAGAGCCTGTTATTTATCTTCACAGGCTTCTGCGATGTTatgtttatgtgtttattatcTTTAAGAGGTGATgctaaagccttttatttagattatttaagtGAATTACATTTGAATGTTATCAAAAATAACTGTGCTGTTAATGTGATTATTCAATAGAGTTAATCCAATTAGATCCTAAGGTTAAATATAATCCGAAGTTTCTTTGAAGCAAAGGAATTTTTATTACCTAGTGAAAACCGAAATTAATCGAAAATATTAAGGTAATACAAACTTAGTATACATCAATAATACTGTCTCTATGGTGATTGGTTGCTGAGgcgattattataatattgttattacataaaatatttcatgtaaGAAATAATGTATACTCATATTTCTTATACTTATATCTAAGAAGATATAATATCGATTTTTGTTGCCATACACCTGTACAGTTAGTGTCATATTGCCCTTGTTCTTGATTATGTCTTATCAACAAGTCTTTGTATGTATTGATACTTAGAATTCCATTGTTCAAACAAAGCTTCAATGTTTGATTATCACAGAAAACTGTGGGACCCTTAATATGGTTTTATGACTAGTTCtctcgttttttattttagttaagagcaaattaaaaaaatctagttaTGTTTACAGGAGTTTTAATACTACTACCCAAAAATTTATAGGTAAGTCaagttaattgaaaaaattataatatgtaatacaaatCAACATTTTACAGAATGGAGTCTTGCTCCCGTCTCACAGCAGCTGAGGGAGGTGCCAGGCTGGCAGCTGCCGCTGGTACCAAGAATGTAATGATAACTGAACATACTAACTTCATACCTACTTCTTTATTGATTGAATGCGCTCATGGGGTACGTGGGTAAGTTAAgaaaatgacatttttaaatccCAAATATACTAATGTACCTGCatgaagaaacaaaaatgatCTAATTcttacaaattaaacaaaagaaaatgagtgaaaatatatttattaacacttaaatattttaagtaaaactgTTTTcagatataaaacatatacatatatgtttatgtGCTTGTGTTTCTATAAATCCTTGTGTAGTACAAGGATTTATAGTACAGTTGCATAATCTATATATTCTACACATTCAGCTAaacattactttatattatttaaaaaaaaatatttattatttcaggaCACTGTTATCAGGTTTCAAGCGCTCTGTGTATATAACCCGATCATCTCGAATTGCATGTGTGGCTCATGAGTTGATGATCCTAACAGATCTTCATGTGATTGGAGTGACGGAATACAATGAAGTACAAGATTGGAAACAGGAGTTGGAAAATAGGCAGGTGagttaaacagtattttttattatacatagtaATGTTATAAAGATCATGTAATCAATTATGTGTActaatttcaatgttttagGTATTGGTATGCACATCAACACTGTTCAACCAAATACTGGAGaataatttacttaagatGACAGatgttaatgttttaataattgatagcTGTCATTTAGTTTTTAGAGACATGCATTTGCAACATGTAAGTATTATGAATAAGGTagaaaaaacataacatattataatgtacTATATGCCAACTGTTTTTAGTCTGCTCCAATCAAATAAACAGTTATTTAGGCAACATTCTGTATGGCATTCTATTCACCCATAAGTGGTATCTCTGGAATATAAACTAATCTAGtagtttatacttttttacatataacataaatctgtataatttattataaaatatattcccaGATGAAAGATGATAATTctggtatataaaatttatttccagtctttaaattatgtaaaaaatcatAACGTGATCAGATTTCATTACActcttaaatgttatatataaaattcttgtgtcacggggttagtaacggaactcctccgaaacggctcttttttcgtttttatttttttacgatacaccataccaaaatacatgcaaccctaaattaataaaattaataatacatcactcctctacaatcat
This region includes:
- the LOC110998955 gene encoding uncharacterized protein LOC110998955 yields the protein MWQEPIKNHLLLDCATDPVSQNFNPYEVLEPQKVDLKDKILVDLTPVEEKQPDATLQVGSFLDTVTKTDYNLVDLYQNIYVTPLHLQKKPSQIDKNALIDFGNYIDKQEVKNIENNNVTAVRLDKTNLHGFDDFIHRIVPSSANTTDVRETTEDASKNNLDATIDDLKRSCITKFDTSIPETSEFSLFNNFKCSTSKNDPHIETKTPKAEKVGTSDFKPDYEYMTNQTKDHSKDISHQNNFKDCPGMKSDLSHFQLTDSMRRNILDEIEKEEIPVKCKCYNAKNILNLNKSMDAFFINPFDNNLPVTHSKDLKKPKALSMLSNNKFTQIKSGQLLQTVVKDQKLYAKQMKLKENNQNLTKGPDIYEKSIILPQIMERLAARKKVLDDQRDWKRRLVLDSGESKFNEDIPSVKTEILKADCNKERLTNLKIRSSFENFIKTGSTK